The stretch of DNA GCTCGGAACGCACTAATTCCTAGTCTAGTTGATGAGAGTAAACTGGTGAAAACTAATAGCTTACTCTCCATATCTGATCAAATAGTCCAGCTAATTGCTTGGCCGATTGGAAGTATTTTGTTGGTATTTTCTGGTTCGACAAATATACTTTGGTTAACCTTCTTACTGTTTCTACTTTCAACCGTTTTTATGTGGCTGATTAGAGATGGTTGGAAACAATTACCTCATGGAAACGAATCAAATATGGATGTGTTAAGAGAAGGCTGGGCAATTATTTGGAATTCGAAACAGCTTCGAATCATCAGTTTAATGAACATTCTCGAAACATTTGCTAATGGGGTATGGATTGCTGCTATCTTGTTTGTATATGTGTCGGATGCATTAAATAAAGGGGAGAGCTGGTGGGGATTTATAAATGGCTCTTTCTTTGGAGGGATGCTCTTTGGAGGGCTACTCATATATCGTTTTTCTTCCCTGATTGAAAGGAATCTTGGAAAAACCATTTTTTGGTCAACGTTTATTTTAATTGTAATAACCTTTTTATTTGGAACTACCTCTATTCCGTGGTTTGCTCTATTTGTTTCTTTTTTATTTGGTTTTCCACAAATGGCACGTGATATTGCAGAAACAACCATTATCCAAAAAAGCGCTCGGGAGCAACTTTTAGCAAAAGTCTATTCAGCTAGAGGAACTTTAATATTTGCAGCATTCGGCCTTTCATCCCTTGTAATGGGCTGGATTACTGAGAAATTCGGGGTGAGAGTAACATTTTTGATGGCAACCAGTTTTTATCTAGTTTCTTTTATCGTTGCATTCATTAATAAATCGGCCCTATTTGTTGAAATAAAAAAGAATAGAGATTAACTTCAGTTAAAAAACGGAAATCGCTTGATGGTTTCCGTTTTTTAATGGAGAATACACTATATACTCTTTTAATACATAGATTATTTTAGATTTTCAGAAAAAGGAGGAATAAGAAAAGTGCGGCCTATCATTTTAGGTGTTTTTGCAGCTTTCTTTTTTGCATTTACATTTATATTAAACAGATCGATGGACTTAGCTGGAGGAAGCTGGATATGGAGTGCATCACTCAGGTATTTTTTTATGGTACCCTTTCTTTTCATGATTGTACTTAGTAGGAAGAACCTCAAACCATTACTTGTAGAGATGAAGAGTCGTCCAACTTCATGGGTAATTTGGAGTACAGTGGGTTTTGGATTGTTCTATGGCCCCATATGTTTTT from Bacillus sp. SLBN-46 encodes:
- a CDS encoding MFS transporter, whose product is MSNFVRKETSFRFLWCGQIFANLGDILYVVCLIKLIFDATGSVTYMALVPFFNTISSLISGLLAPLIINKFKLKSILSYSQTGKTVLLLLLCFVGATVGEERLVWIYLLICLISFLDGWASPARNALIPSLVDESKLVKTNSLLSISDQIVQLIAWPIGSILLVFSGSTNILWLTFLLFLLSTVFMWLIRDGWKQLPHGNESNMDVLREGWAIIWNSKQLRIISLMNILETFANGVWIAAILFVYVSDALNKGESWWGFINGSFFGGMLFGGLLIYRFSSLIERNLGKTIFWSTFILIVITFLFGTTSIPWFALFVSFLFGFPQMARDIAETTIIQKSAREQLLAKVYSARGTLIFAAFGLSSLVMGWITEKFGVRVTFLMATSFYLVSFIVAFINKSALFVEIKKNRD